A single region of the Prevotella sp. HUN102 genome encodes:
- the rpsB gene encoding 30S ribosomal protein S2, giving the protein MSRTNFDQLLQAGCHFGHLRRKWNPAMAPYIFMERNGIHIIDLHKTVAKIDEAAEALKGIAKSGKKILFVATKKQSKEVVAEKAASVNMPYVNERWAGGMLTNFPTIRKAVKKMTNIDKLMNDGTFSNLSKRELLQISRQRAKLEKNLGSIADLTRLPSALFVIDVMKEHIAVKEANRLGIPVFGIVDTNSDPKNIDFVIPANDDAKDSVEAILNACCGAIAEGLEERKAEKADEKAAAEQAEEAAEAKPKRAARKTEEVAAEEEAPAAE; this is encoded by the coding sequence ATGTCAAGAACAAACTTTGACCAATTATTGCAGGCAGGTTGCCACTTCGGCCACCTCCGTCGTAAGTGGAACCCAGCAATGGCTCCTTACATCTTTATGGAGCGTAACGGCATCCATATCATCGATCTTCACAAGACAGTAGCTAAGATTGACGAAGCTGCTGAAGCACTCAAGGGTATTGCTAAGAGTGGCAAGAAGATTCTGTTCGTCGCTACTAAAAAACAATCTAAGGAAGTAGTTGCTGAAAAGGCAGCTTCTGTTAATATGCCATACGTGAACGAGCGTTGGGCAGGTGGTATGCTTACCAACTTCCCTACAATCCGTAAGGCTGTTAAGAAAATGACGAACATCGACAAGTTGATGAACGACGGTACATTCTCTAACCTCTCTAAGCGTGAGTTGTTGCAGATTTCACGTCAGCGTGCTAAGCTCGAGAAGAACCTCGGTTCTATCGCCGACCTTACCCGCTTGCCATCTGCACTCTTCGTTATCGACGTAATGAAGGAGCACATCGCTGTTAAGGAAGCAAATCGTCTGGGTATTCCTGTATTCGGTATCGTTGATACTAATTCAGATCCTAAAAATATCGACTTCGTTATTCCTGCAAACGACGACGCTAAGGATTCAGTTGAAGCTATCTTGAACGCTTGCTGTGGTGCTATCGCAGAAGGTCTTGAAGAGCGCAAGGCTGAAAAGGCTGACGAGAAGGCTGCTGCTGAACAGGCAGAAGAAGCTGCTGAAGCTAAGCCAAAGCGTGCTGCCCGCAAGACAGAAGAAGTTGCTGCTGAAGAAGAGGCACCAGCTGCTGAATAA
- the rpsI gene encoding 30S ribosomal protein S9, translating into MEVINTIGRRKSSVARIYLTEGTGKITINKKDLTEFFPSAILQYVVKQPLQLLGVEGQYDIKANLNGGGFTGQSQALRLAIARALVEINPEDKKNLKDHGFLTRDSRAVERKKPGQPKARAHFQFSKR; encoded by the coding sequence ATGGAAGTAATTAATACAATTGGTCGCCGCAAGAGCTCTGTTGCTCGCATTTACCTTACAGAAGGTACCGGTAAGATTACAATCAACAAGAAAGATTTAACTGAATTCTTCCCATCAGCAATTCTGCAGTATGTGGTTAAGCAGCCATTGCAGTTGCTCGGCGTTGAAGGTCAGTACGATATTAAGGCCAATCTCAACGGTGGCGGTTTCACAGGTCAGAGCCAAGCTCTCCGCCTCGCTATCGCACGCGCACTCGTTGAAATCAATCCTGAAGACAAGAAGAATTTGAAGGATCACGGATTCCTGACACGCGACAGCCGTGCTGTTGAGCGTAAGAAGCCAGGTCAGCCAAAGGCACGTGCTCACTTCCAGTTCAGTAAGCGTTAA
- the rplM gene encoding 50S ribosomal protein L13, with amino-acid sequence MDTLSYKTISINKETAKKEWVVVDATDQVVGRFCSKVAKLLRGKYKPTFTPHVDCGDNVIIINADKMYFTGKKETDKVYTRYTGYPGGQRFNTPAQLRTKKNGVDKMVRHAVKGMLPKGPLGRRILSNLYVIEGTELNGLEAQKPKAIDINQYK; translated from the coding sequence ATGGACACTTTAAGTTACAAGACTATTTCCATTAACAAGGAAACAGCCAAGAAAGAGTGGGTTGTAGTTGATGCAACAGACCAAGTAGTAGGTCGTTTCTGCTCTAAAGTTGCTAAGTTGCTTCGTGGAAAGTACAAGCCAACATTTACTCCTCACGTTGATTGTGGAGACAATGTAATCATTATCAATGCCGACAAGATGTATTTCACCGGCAAGAAGGAAACCGACAAGGTTTACACACGCTATACTGGCTATCCGGGTGGTCAGCGTTTCAACACTCCTGCACAGCTTCGCACAAAGAAGAACGGTGTAGACAAGATGGTTCGCCACGCTGTTAAGGGTATGTTGCCAAAGGGGCCTCTCGGTCGTCGCATCTTGAGTAACCTCTACGTTATCGAAGGTACAGAACTCAACGGACTCGAGGCTCAGAAGCCAAAGGCAATTGATATTAACCAGTATAAATAA
- a CDS encoding phosphorylcholine transferase LicD: MIDVFNTGETQESLRREYNPDGSVLRRAQLRMLEMLDYLVEVADRIGVDWRLDGGNVLGAMRHGGFIPWDDDVDIIVKQKDYKRFCDYLKANPHPRFVLQDNTTDAGYLKSWASLRDLKSEHVSTEEEGSRDRRALENMKYRGLHVDIFPYEDRILPSLQRIAGKLSVFVNIDLAPKHPVLGKLGYELLENCVFPLFRLCGHLFGKRGEFMNSYGTWFYNRVPVEFLEPYKPIEFEGKFYNGPADPERYCRKIYGSYLDLPPKDKRNQHKATVRFL; this comes from the coding sequence ATGATTGATGTTTTCAACACAGGTGAAACACAAGAGAGTTTGCGGCGGGAGTATAATCCCGACGGTTCGGTGCTGAGGCGTGCGCAGCTGCGTATGCTTGAAATGCTCGATTATCTGGTGGAGGTTGCCGACAGGATTGGCGTGGACTGGCGTCTGGATGGCGGAAACGTGCTCGGTGCTATGCGCCACGGAGGATTCATTCCGTGGGACGACGATGTGGATATCATCGTGAAGCAGAAGGACTATAAGCGTTTCTGCGACTATCTGAAAGCCAATCCCCATCCTCGGTTCGTTCTTCAGGACAACACTACCGATGCGGGCTATTTGAAGTCTTGGGCAAGTTTGCGCGACTTGAAGAGCGAGCACGTGAGTACGGAGGAAGAGGGTTCGAGGGACAGGCGTGCGCTGGAGAATATGAAATATCGTGGGCTGCACGTTGATATCTTTCCTTATGAAGACAGGATTCTCCCGAGTTTGCAGCGCATTGCCGGCAAGCTGTCGGTATTTGTGAATATAGATTTAGCCCCGAAGCATCCGGTTTTGGGCAAGTTGGGCTACGAATTGCTGGAAAACTGCGTGTTCCCTCTCTTCCGTTTGTGTGGTCATCTGTTTGGTAAGCGAGGCGAGTTTATGAACTCTTACGGCACTTGGTTTTACAATCGGGTTCCGGTGGAGTTTTTAGAGCCGTATAAACCCATTGAATTTGAAGGGAAATTCTATAACGGGCCTGCCGATCCTGAACGCTATTGCAGAAAAATTTATGGTTCGTATCTTGATCTGCCACCGAAGGACAAGCGCAATCAGCATAAGGCAACGGTGCGTTTTCTGTAA
- the rseP gene encoding RIP metalloprotease RseP, translating to METFLIRLLQFILAISLLVLLHEGGHMFFSKLFGVRVEKFFVFFDVSIGKWNGMLFKWKPKNDDTTYGLGWLPLGGYCKISGMIDESFDTKQMAKEPEPWEFRTKPAWQRLLIMIGGVLVNFLLALFIYSMIMFAWGESYYKVSDMSMGMAFNEQAKTLGFRDGDVMLGTDQGEFREYANVNGDFFRQIAQSKYIDVMRNGKKERITMPGDLDMLSMVKERPLFAEPYIPARIDSVMGDSPAMKAGIKEGDLLKSINGKPVETWADMNNELSVLNDIAAVKQTRKDSLAARNVVLTVQRAETNKLDTIRMTLNSELKLGVMQSTLATYYKPVTEEYSFLASFPAGAKYGINVLRGYVGNFRYLASADGAKSLGGFGSIGKMFPPYWDWYMFWNMTAFLSIILAFMNILPIPALDGGHVMFLLYEMITRRKPSEKFMIRAEYVGITILIILMIVANLNDILRLFNIY from the coding sequence ATGGAAACATTTCTGATCAGATTGCTCCAATTTATCTTGGCAATCTCTCTGCTTGTCCTCCTCCACGAAGGCGGGCATATGTTTTTCTCAAAGCTCTTCGGAGTAAGAGTTGAGAAATTTTTCGTGTTCTTCGATGTATCTATCGGCAAATGGAACGGTATGCTTTTCAAATGGAAACCAAAGAACGACGACACCACCTACGGTCTCGGATGGCTGCCATTGGGAGGATACTGCAAGATTTCGGGTATGATAGACGAGAGTTTCGACACCAAACAGATGGCAAAAGAGCCGGAACCTTGGGAATTCCGAACCAAACCTGCCTGGCAGCGACTGCTGATTATGATTGGCGGCGTGCTCGTAAACTTCCTTCTGGCACTCTTTATCTACTCTATGATAATGTTCGCTTGGGGCGAGTCATATTATAAGGTGTCGGATATGTCGATGGGTATGGCCTTCAATGAGCAGGCAAAGACACTCGGTTTCCGAGACGGAGACGTTATGCTGGGCACAGATCAGGGCGAATTTCGCGAATATGCCAACGTAAACGGCGACTTCTTCCGACAGATAGCACAGTCAAAATACATCGACGTGATGCGAAACGGCAAGAAAGAACGTATCACGATGCCCGGCGACCTCGATATGCTTTCAATGGTAAAGGAACGTCCTCTCTTTGCCGAACCCTACATCCCGGCACGTATCGACAGCGTAATGGGCGACTCGCCTGCAATGAAAGCAGGCATAAAGGAAGGCGACTTGCTCAAGTCCATCAACGGAAAACCTGTTGAAACGTGGGCTGATATGAACAATGAACTGAGCGTGCTGAACGACATCGCCGCCGTGAAACAGACCCGGAAGGACTCTCTGGCCGCAAGAAACGTCGTACTTACCGTTCAACGTGCCGAAACCAACAAACTGGACACCATAAGAATGACGCTGAACAGCGAACTGAAACTGGGCGTTATGCAAAGCACGCTCGCCACTTACTATAAGCCTGTTACGGAAGAATACTCATTCCTTGCCAGTTTCCCTGCCGGTGCAAAGTACGGAATCAACGTGCTTCGCGGCTATGTAGGCAATTTCCGTTACCTTGCTTCAGCCGACGGCGCAAAGAGCTTGGGTGGATTCGGTTCCATCGGAAAGATGTTCCCTCCCTATTGGGACTGGTATATGTTTTGGAATATGACTGCATTCCTCAGCATTATCCTTGCCTTTATGAACATTCTGCCGATACCTGCCCTCGACGGCGGACACGTAATGTTCCTCCTTTACGAAATGATTACACGCAGAAAACCGTCTGAAAAGTTTATGATCCGTGCCGAATACGTCGGCATCACTATCCTCATTATCCTGATGATAGTCGCCAATCTCAACGACATTCTGCGACTGTTCAACATCTATTAA
- a CDS encoding 1-deoxy-D-xylulose-5-phosphate reductoisomerase — protein sequence MKQQICILGSTGSIGTQALDVIAQHSDLYEVYALTANNRWKELAAQARKFHPSAVVIANEEYYECLSKELEDQPDIKVYAGADALKQIVEAEPINMVLTAMVGFSGLEPTIHAIKARKKICLANKETLVVAGELICNLAMEYHVPVLPVDSEHSAIFQSLVGEDENEIEKILLTCSGGPFRLFNDEQLKTVTAADALKHPTWDMGAKITIDSASLMNKGFEVIEAKWLFGVPADKIQVLVHPQSIVHSAVQFADGGIKAQLGVPDMRLPIQYAFSFPKRLPLKGDRLDMFKQPLEFFEPDTDKFRCLAMAYEAINKGGNMPCILNAANEIVNEGFRKEQCSFLGMGEIIEKTMQTVAFDKSPDLDIYLQTDKEARSIATELMKRS from the coding sequence ATGAAACAACAAATATGTATCCTCGGTTCTACGGGCAGCATCGGAACGCAAGCACTCGATGTTATTGCGCAGCATTCCGACCTCTATGAGGTGTATGCGCTCACGGCAAACAACCGTTGGAAGGAATTGGCAGCACAGGCGCGCAAGTTTCACCCATCAGCAGTTGTCATTGCCAATGAAGAATATTACGAATGTCTGTCAAAGGAACTTGAAGACCAGCCCGATATAAAGGTTTATGCAGGTGCGGATGCGCTGAAACAGATAGTAGAAGCCGAACCAATAAATATGGTTCTCACGGCGATGGTGGGCTTTTCAGGTCTTGAGCCAACTATCCACGCCATCAAGGCACGCAAGAAAATCTGTCTGGCCAACAAGGAAACACTCGTTGTGGCAGGCGAACTGATCTGCAATCTTGCAATGGAATACCACGTTCCGGTTTTACCCGTAGACAGCGAACACAGTGCTATCTTCCAAAGTCTCGTGGGAGAGGATGAAAACGAAATAGAAAAAATACTGCTCACTTGCTCCGGCGGACCTTTCCGATTGTTCAACGACGAGCAATTAAAGACCGTAACGGCAGCCGACGCACTGAAACATCCAACGTGGGATATGGGCGCAAAGATAACGATTGACTCTGCCTCGCTGATGAACAAAGGCTTTGAAGTAATCGAAGCAAAGTGGCTTTTCGGCGTACCTGCCGATAAAATTCAGGTGTTGGTGCATCCACAATCCATCGTTCACAGTGCAGTGCAGTTCGCCGACGGCGGCATTAAGGCGCAATTGGGCGTACCCGATATGCGATTGCCCATTCAATACGCGTTCTCTTTTCCGAAGCGTCTGCCCCTGAAAGGCGACCGGTTGGATATGTTCAAGCAGCCGTTGGAGTTCTTCGAGCCTGATACGGACAAGTTCAGATGCTTGGCTATGGCGTACGAAGCTATTAATAAAGGTGGAAATATGCCCTGCATACTGAATGCTGCTAACGAAATCGTGAACGAAGGATTCAGAAAAGAACAGTGTTCTTTCCTCGGAATGGGCGAAATCATCGAGAAAACAATGCAGACCGTCGCCTTCGACAAGAGCCCGGATCTCGACATTTATCTGCAAACAGACAAGGAAGCACGAAGCATTGCCACGGAGCTAATGAAACGCTCTTGA
- the rimM gene encoding ribosome maturation factor RimM (Essential for efficient processing of 16S rRNA) has protein sequence MIKKEDVYKIGILGKPHGVRGEIQFRFSDDAFDRCDAEYLVLELEGILVPFFMEEYRFRSDEVALIKFCDIESDEKARELTGTEVYFPRALAEENTETLSWAQIIGFSLVDSGTGKCIGKIASVDETTINLLFEVTTEDGKDLLIPANEDLIKGVDAEKKTIKIEIPEGLLEL, from the coding sequence ATGATTAAAAAAGAAGACGTATATAAAATAGGTATCTTGGGAAAGCCTCACGGGGTACGCGGGGAGATTCAGTTCAGGTTCTCAGACGACGCTTTCGACCGTTGCGATGCCGAATATCTCGTGCTCGAACTCGAAGGCATCCTCGTTCCTTTCTTTATGGAGGAATATCGGTTTCGCTCAGATGAGGTTGCATTGATAAAGTTCTGCGACATCGAATCGGACGAAAAGGCACGCGAACTGACCGGTACGGAAGTGTATTTTCCGAGAGCATTGGCAGAAGAGAATACCGAAACGCTTTCTTGGGCACAGATTATCGGGTTCTCATTGGTGGACAGCGGAACGGGAAAGTGCATCGGAAAGATAGCCTCTGTCGATGAAACAACCATCAATCTGCTTTTTGAAGTAACGACAGAAGATGGCAAAGACCTTCTTATTCCCGCAAATGAAGACCTGATAAAGGGAGTAGATGCAGAGAAAAAAACAATCAAAATAGAGATTCCTGAAGGTCTGCTGGAACTTTGA
- the murA gene encoding UDP-N-acetylglucosamine 1-carboxyvinyltransferase — MESFIIEGGNRLSGTITPQGAKNEALQIISATLLTSEEVIVRNIPDILDVNNLIKLLQDIGVKVRKLAPNEYSFQADEVNLDFLESEEFVRKCASLRGSVLLYGPLLGRFGKATITKPGGDKIGRRRLDTHFLGFKNLGARFVHVEERNVYEIKADKFVGSYMLLDEASVTGTANIIMAAVLAEGTTTIYNAACEPYIQQLCHLLNAMGAKISGIASNMITVSGVNALHGAEHRILPDMIEVGSFIGMAAMIGDGIRIKDVSVKNLGIIPDTFRRLGVQIIEEGDDLIIPRQEHYVIDSFIDGSIMTISDAPWPGVTPDLISVLLVVATQAQGSVLFHQKMFESRLFFVDKLIDMGAQIILCDPHRAVVVGHDHSRTLRAGRMSSPDIRAGIALLIAALSARGTSRIDNITQIDRGYENIEARLNALGANIKRVEIC, encoded by the coding sequence ATGGAATCCTTTATCATTGAAGGCGGTAACCGTCTTTCCGGAACAATTACCCCACAGGGGGCGAAGAACGAGGCATTGCAGATTATCAGTGCCACGCTGCTCACGTCGGAAGAAGTGATTGTAAGAAACATTCCTGATATTCTTGATGTGAACAATCTCATAAAATTGTTGCAGGACATCGGTGTGAAGGTCAGGAAACTGGCTCCGAACGAGTATTCCTTTCAGGCCGACGAGGTGAATCTCGACTTCCTTGAGAGCGAGGAGTTCGTGAGGAAGTGTGCTTCATTGCGTGGCAGCGTTCTGCTCTACGGTCCGTTGCTGGGTCGTTTCGGCAAGGCTACCATCACAAAACCCGGTGGCGACAAGATCGGCCGTCGTCGTCTGGACACGCATTTCCTTGGTTTTAAGAATCTTGGCGCACGCTTTGTTCACGTGGAAGAACGCAATGTTTACGAGATAAAGGCCGACAAGTTCGTCGGTTCCTATATGCTGCTCGACGAAGCATCGGTAACAGGTACGGCAAATATCATTATGGCTGCCGTATTGGCAGAGGGGACAACTACCATCTACAATGCTGCCTGTGAGCCATACATCCAACAGTTGTGCCATCTGCTCAACGCAATGGGTGCGAAAATCAGCGGCATTGCCAGCAATATGATTACCGTCAGCGGCGTTAATGCGCTCCACGGAGCCGAACACCGCATACTTCCGGATATGATTGAGGTGGGCTCGTTCATAGGAATGGCTGCAATGATTGGCGACGGCATCAGAATCAAGGACGTATCGGTAAAGAATCTCGGCATTATTCCCGATACATTCCGCAGACTCGGCGTACAAATCATTGAAGAAGGCGACGATTTGATTATCCCGCGTCAGGAGCATTATGTGATAGATTCGTTCATCGACGGCTCGATAATGACCATCAGCGACGCACCTTGGCCGGGAGTAACACCCGACTTGATTTCCGTGCTGCTCGTTGTAGCCACACAGGCACAGGGAAGTGTGCTTTTCCATCAGAAGATGTTTGAAAGTCGGCTTTTCTTTGTAGACAAACTCATTGATATGGGTGCGCAGATTATCCTCTGCGATCCGCACCGTGCCGTGGTTGTAGGCCACGACCACAGCCGAACGTTGCGGGCAGGGCGTATGTCCAGTCCCGATATCCGTGCAGGTATCGCACTCCTGATAGCCGCATTGTCGGCAAGAGGAACGAGCCGTATCGACAACATCACGCAGATTGACCGTGGTTACGAGAATATAGAGGCACGCCTCAATGCACTCGGTGCAAATATCAAGCGCGTGGAAATATGTTAA